In Paroedura picta isolate Pp20150507F chromosome 1, Ppicta_v3.0, whole genome shotgun sequence, the following are encoded in one genomic region:
- the SYNCRIP gene encoding heterogeneous nuclear ribonucleoprotein Q isoform X7, translating to MKTYRQREKQGTKVADSSKGPDEAKIKALLERTGYTLDVTTGQRKYGGPPPESVYSGQQPSVGTEIFVGKIPRDLFEDELVPLFEKAGPIWDLRLMMDPLTGLNRGYAFVTFCNKEAAQEAVKLYNNHEIRSGKHIGVCISVANNRLFVGSIPKSKTKEQIVEEFGKVTEGLTDVILYHQPDDKKKNRGFCFLEYEDHKTAAQARRRLMSGKVKVWGNVVTVEWADPIEDPDPEVMAKVKVLFVRNLANSVTEEILEKAFSQFGKLERVKKLKDYAFIHFDERDGAVKAMEGMNGKDLEGENIEIVFAKPPDQKRKERKAQRQAAKNQMYDDYYYYGPPHMPPPARGRGRGGRGGYGYPPDYYGYEDYYDYYGYDYHNYRGGYEDPYYGYEDFQVGARGRGGRGARGAALSRGRGAAPPRGRAGYAQRGGPGSARGVRGARGGAQQQRGRGVRGARGGRGGNVGGKRKADGYNQPDSKRRQTNNQNWGSQPIAQQPLQGGDHSGNYGYKSENQEFYQDSFGQQWK from the exons ATGAAGACATACAGACAGCGAGAAAAACAAGGGACCAAAGTGGCAGATTCTAGCAAAGGACCAGATGAggcaaaaataaag GCACTTTTGGAGAGAACGGGTTACACGCTTGATGTGACTACTGGACAGAGGAAGTATGGTGGTCCTCCCCCAGAGTCTGTCTATTCAGGACAGCAGCCATCTGTTGGCACTGAG aTATTTGTGGGTAAGATTCCAAGAGACTTATTCGAGGATGAGCTTGTTCCATTATTTGAGAAAGCTGGACCCATTTGGGATTTGCGCTTAATGATGGACCCACTGACTGGTCTAAATAGAGGATATGCTTTTGTCACTTTTTGTAACAAAGAAGCAGCTCAAGAAGCTGTTAAATTG TATAACAATCATGAAATTCGTTCTGGAAAACACATTGGTGTATGCATCTCTGTAGCCAATAACAGACTTTTCGTTGGCTCTATTCCTAAGAGTAAAACAAAGGAGCAGATAGTTGAAGAATTTGGCAAAGTAACGG AGGGTCTTACAGATGTTATACTGTATCATCAGCCTGATGACAAGAAAAAGAATCgaggtttttgttttcttgaatatGAAGATCACAAAACAGCAGCTCAAGCCAGACGTAGATTAATGAGTGGAAAAGTGAAAGTCTGGGGAAATGTCGTTACAGTAGAATGGGCTGATCCCATAGAAGATCCAGATCCAGAAGTTATGGCAAAG GTGAAAGTGTTGTTTGTGCGGAACCTTGCAAATTCAGTTACAGAGGAAATTCTAGAAAAGGCCTTTAGTCAGTTTGGAAAACTGGAGCGAGTAAAGAAGCTAAAAGATTATGCTTTTATTCATTTTGATGAACGTGATGGTGCTGTAAAG GCAATGGAAGGAATGAATGGCAAAGATTTAGAAGGAGAAAATATTGAAATCGTTTTTGCAAAGCCACCagatcaaaaaagaaaagaacgaaAAGCACAGAGACAAGCTGCTAAAAATCAAAT GTATGATGATTATTACTACTATGGTCCACCTCATATGCCCCCACCAGCGAGAGGTCGTGGAAGAGGAGGTAGAGGTGGCTATGGATATCCCCCTGACTACTATGGATATGaagattattatgattattatggcTATGATTACCATAACTATCGTGGTGGATATGAAGATCCTTACTATGGTTACGAAGATTTTCAAGTTGGAGCTAGAGGAAGGGGTGGTAGAGGAGCAAGGGGTGCTGCTCTTTCCAGAGGTCGCGGGGCTGCTCCTCCCCGTGGCAGAGCCGGCTATGCACAAAGAGGTGGTCCTGGATCAGCAAGAGGTGTTCGTGGTGCGCGAGGAGGTGCCCAGCAACAAAGAGGCCGCGGGGTACGTGGTGCAAGGGGTGGCCGCGGTGGAAATGTAGGAGGAAAGCGCAAAGCTGATGGGTACAACCAGCCAGATTCCAAGCGGCGCCAGACCAATAATCAGAACTGGGGCTCCCAACCCATTGCTCAGCAACCGCTCCAAGGTGGTGATCATTCTGGTAACTATGGTTACAAATCTGAAAACCAGGAGTTTTATCAGGATTCTTTTGGGCAGCAGTGGAAGTAG